The window ACTACTACCTATTTTCACTGTCAAGTTTCTGAATAAAGCTTTAATATCAAGACTAGTATGGACTGAGCACCACTAAAGTCTTCTGTTGGGAACAATCTTTCCATTATTATTTCACTTTAGAGTTCTTTATCATTTGAATGTGCACATATTAAGCATTTTAAGATTAAATCAGAGCTTTCAAACATTAATATCCAGCCAAATTCAGCCTTACACCTTCAGGCACTCCTTTAGAAGTCAGAGTGGCCtctaagcaatttaaaaaaataattaaaggtattGTACCTCCGCTGGAGTCCCACTGccaatttttgtgattttacaaTCCTGTCTCACCCCTGcacacccttttaaaaaattatatttcaaaCTATTGCTCTATGAAGGACAGATACAAAAGGCAAAACAGACTCCAGGAGACATGGTGAAACTGACTAGGCACAAAGTATTatcaaatgtgaaaaaaataaacCTCAGATGGATCATTTTTAAACCAGTGTCTTTAAGTTTGTTTTCAACAATATAATAGTGGAATGTATTTGTTTAAACATGAACTTTTTTTCCTTGCTTTATCAGTTCTCTTTTCTTAGCTTTACACAGGCATTATCAGGGCTGTCTTTATTTACAATCCTTCCTTTGCAGACTGAAATCCGCGGTGGAACGACAGTCAGACTGAATAACACACACAATGTTGATCACTGGGGGAGAGAGTGAAGGACATACTGTTTTTTAGCATCATTATTACAGACTATTTAAGACAAAATGAAGATCTTTATTCTGCTTTGGAAACATTAGAATTTAAGCATCTTGActacattttctgttttctaCATTATAAGTTTTCCTAGTGATCTCATATTATTGCAGTAACACAGAAATGCAGGACCAGCACTTGGTGGAAAGTCCTAGCACCATTGAAGCATTAAGCTGGAAGTCTTTGAAAGATCTTACGGCCAAAGTGAGTGGTATGTCTCTCAGTCAAAATAGTGAGGGAATTAAGGAATGTAACATAAATGAAAGAAGAACTAAGGAAGATATAGTGGAACTTGAAATGATGTATCAGAGCCTCCCCTGGGGGAACAGTAGAGGAAGAAACTGTGAAGGGTTTTCTGAAAGCATTCATTGTACATCAGAATCCAACAGTTCCTGGGGTGACTTTGAAAGTTTCAGTGAATCCTTAGTCAAGTCTGAGCGCATCAGTCACAGTCCTGAAGTTTTGGTGAATTCAGCAGAAACAAAAATTTCTGATGTGGAGTTAAATGGAGAACACCGCAACACTTCTCATGGGCATCACTGCTCCAACCCATCTGTACACAATGGGAGGGAACCTAGTGCTAGTTCTCTGGATAAGGTATGTGTTGCTAGTAAGTCAGAGACTGCTAAAAGTTTAATTGTTGTGCTACAGTTTCTTTAGGGTACTAGAAAGCACTTTGTGCAAACTGTACTTTGGGAGGATACACTTTTGggaggataatgtaattaaatgcaaAGTTGAAGATTATGAAATGTGATTCTTTTCCATGAAATACTGTAGATTAGTCTTGTTTTTATTGCTGTAATGCTTAGAGGCCACAGTCAGATTATGTTGATATGATGCCTAGCACAACACAAAGCAAGCTACTGTACATGCTTTGGGGGAGGGACTTATCTAAAAGACAATAGCTAGAAtatgtgggaggaggaggaggacagggttacaaacattttatatatttaaaagcagAGATTAGTAGTATGCATAATTCTTAGCCAATTATATCAGTAATTACAACTCACCACCTACCTACATGTTATCAGATGGTTGTTTTCTGAATGTGCTATTTCAGAAGTGAGTTTTGAGAAGGGATTGAGTGGGGTGATGACTTTATGGATTTTGGCTGGAAATTTTATCCAGGAGCAAGGGGTAGcttgggagaaagcacaaaggttcTTGTGGGAGAAGAGGAGATTGAGGCTGGAATCACTGGCAGAGAAAGGTGGGAGTTGCCTTGTGATAAGACACTGGGATGTATAGGAAGGGAGGCTCTAAATTGTGGAGGGTTTTGAAAATTAGGACAAGAAGCCTGGGTGTGGTGGGACAGAAGAGAGGGGAGCATATGAAGAGATAAATACACATTACTAGTTACTCCTGGCCAAAACAGACCATACCAAGTCACTGGATTTCTCTCTAAAAGAGACAtttaaatctcttctgctacCAACATCCTATTTTAATCTGTATGGTTAACCAAGGCAAAGAGATGTATCAGATGCAACTCAGAGTGGAGTATGCCATTCAACTATGAGGTATGTTCAGTTTCAGGGCAGAAAGACAGTGATGGGCTACTGGGAATTCCCCTTGTATATATAATGTATACGAAAACAATGTAATTtatccctcactcccctccttgGTATATTGCTTGCCTACaactgtaaggtctttggggcagacaCTACATCTTGTGTGTGGAACATACCTAGCACATTGTCACTGCTGccaataataaatagtaatagttTGAGACAGAGCCCTTAGGCCTCAGGATATAAGTCAAACAGCAGCTTCCTGGGCCTATGAAGAGACTTCCTGCTTGCCCCTCCCGCCATTTTATACCTTCTTCTGAAAGATCTcctattggccactgtcagacaggatactggactagaaaGACCACTGGGCTagtccaggagttctcaaactgggggtcagacccctcaggggggtcacaaggttattacatgggaggggGGGGCTCACAAGCTGTCAGCTTCCATCCCAAGccctgcttttcctccagcatttataatggtgttaaatatataaaaatgtgtttttagttTATAAGTGGGGGCCCACTCAGAGGCTTGccatgtgaaaggggtcaccagtataaaagtttgagaaccacaggaCTAGTCTGTTATGGTAATTCCTTTGTACCTAGCTTTAACAAAGTAACAGATCTTAACTCTGACACGCATTAGACATTCATTATGACAAAGCCACAAGATGAGGGAAAATAGGCTGGAGTTGAGTGTTAAAAATAATGTAACTAAGCAGATAAGACAACTATACACTGAGAGATTCCCATCCAGGAAAATGCTAAACAACATATTTGTACTAACTAACCTTTATCTGATTATACTGTAGACTGGTGGGCCAGCACGTTGAAGAAAGCTCCCAACAGTGACATAGTTTCAGCATTTTCTTTCACAAAAAGAGTTCAGTATCAACTCCACACACACCTTTCATACTCTCATTCCTTCATGAAGTCAGGACCTGCTGCCTGGCCTTTCCTAAAGCCTCTCCCTGGTAAGGCCGCTAATCCCTGCAGCTATCCCCCCTACCAGCCCATCCACCTGATGGATACAGAGCCCCTCCCCAGTCTTTCCTGAcccactctctccctctctgagcAGGCTCCTTCTTACAGGAGGTCTTCTGGCACATGACACTTGGTCAGCCATAGCGGTGCTGTTACACATGCACAACAGCATGAACAATTTCCCGAGCCACATGTGTGTCTATATAGATGGTTTGGACACCCCAACAATAACCCTTCAGGAAAGTTAGCGCATCTGGGCCCGTACGTTAGGAATAAATCTCCCTTCTGACAGTATCAGGAGTTTGTGGGCAACCTAGGACTCAGCACCATTCCTTGAGACTTTCTAGGCAGTCCAGGCTCATCCCCTACATGAGCCTTCCACCAGCCCCACTGAGAGGGATTGAGCCTGTCCTGTCTGACCAAGACCAATCTCCTGCTCGATAGCTGTAAAATAATGTAGAAAAAAAGCCTCCAGAGTTTACATTCCTGGTTTCCAAGGTGTCACTATTCTACAGAAGTGTGGCTAAGATGCCAACTCCTTCACACCCCGTCATTGAATGCAGTAAAGAATGATATAAGATGCTCCTCTACCCTATCTTCCGCACACAGAGATTGTTTAAAAAGGACACAACTAAATAGTTTAGTCCCAAAATTAGACCAGCTTGGAGAATATTATAATTTGGTAGCAAGCCAGCTGTAGATTTAAACTATctgaatttaaaaacattaaatggaTAGTGTCAAGTAAGAGTTCATATTTTGAAAAGTCCCTGGACTTGTATTTACTTACACTtaacactgcatttttttttaaacacgttTTCATTTTTGTACTTTACTCATCTtagacaatgaaaacagactaGAGAGTtccactttctggttctcatgcaaCTACAGAATTTGGGTTGCAAACACACTAAAGGAATATTGCAATCCAAAAGTacgttttaaaaataattaaaataaattctatCATTCTGGGcaaaaatggaattaaaatggtcaaaatcaaaactttggAGCAGATGGACTGAGCATTTCTAGaacagggcttgattctgcatatccttactcatgtgagtataCTCCTGCAAGTAATCCTATTAATTGCACTGGGACTCTTTGTATGAGTAAGAGTCGTTCATGTGGATAAGGACCTGATCCTCCAAATCCTCAGTCATTATTGGCATAGGAGGAACAAATGTGTAAGTTCTCTCTCATGGTTCTATACCAGCAATTAAAGAAACACACCATTTTATGGTGCACACACAAGTAAACAAAGATTCATTTCAGCTTTATTGGATATCCTGTAAACTGTGTGCATAGAGTTAACTATTGACTACGTATATAATGTGACTATACCTCATTTAATTGAATGTATAAACATGATGTGTGCATATCTACATCGGTCACATACTCTGACCCCGATCCTTCATTTAAGCAAAATGCTTGTAGATTTGAGTGTGTGGTGTGCTACTACTAAGGGGCTTTGCATCAGGCTTAAAGTAGATGgaaaaaaactcccattgacttcagtaagctttggatcaggtcctgtgtGAACTGCAGGATTGGCCTAATGAGGTGTGTAATAAAACTCTGCTTTTTCTAGGCCAATCTCAACTATGAAGATATTTTTAAGTTGAGTTTTCCAGAAGTCATTGTACCACAGTCCACAGAGAGCATAAGAAGCTTAGATCAAGTTCTTGACGCAGATAATGAAGACATTGGGATTCTTGAATTTACGAAGAGACAGCTTTGGTAAGGAATTTAAGTAAACAGTCAAACACCTGGCAATAATACTGTTAATTTTTCTGAAAGAAGTTGCGGGGAGGAGAGTGAACTTACTTGTTTCAATTTAAAATATGCTATTTCAGATCTTTGGTTGTTTAATCAGTACATGAAGTTTATCAGATTATTGGGTTCAGAAGGGAAATGCGGTTGTTTTTCTAGTCCCTGAAAAGTATAACAGTCCACCTGTCGCTGGTATTCATTCTTTTTGTAGAATTCCTACTACTTTTGGTAGTACTTCTGATTGCTAAGTTCCTGGAATGCTGGACACCAacagacagagtgtgtgtgttctttctgtTGTCAGCATTCCTTCTCTTTCCTGCAGGTTTGTGTTATTTCTCTTTCATCAAGAGTAGCAACACAGGTTCTTCTTTCCCCAATCACTGGTACTTTTCTGACAACAGCCTCCCAATTCTCCCAGTAATTATTGCTCCTCCTGTTAAGCTACATGCTCTCCCTAATCAGTGGTGCATCTGGTTTCCTTCCTGGAGATTATGAAGTTAACAGCAGTTGAAATGGGTAACTTGGCTGTTAAGTCTGCTGGAATGCTGATCAACTCGTTACCTGTTTTGAAAGGATTAGTGTATCTGCACTAGTAGCTGTTCTGGTTTCTGCATACATCTGGAACATTGTAACTAAAAAGTAGGCTTAGTTATTTGTACTGCGTATTAGTGAAGGTCCAAGAATTAACACatgcaataaaataaatgtttttattttttcccttcaatAAACTCCTTACATGCACACCAGTCTGATCAGGTAACTTACTGTTGGGAAAGaaaagagggtggggagagagagattgttATGTTTTAATTCTTGGGAGGCACACCAATATTATGGTGCTGTGTAACATACAAGGAACCTAGATAGTCTATGTGATAAACTACCCATGACAGATGTTAGCCACATCACTTAATGAACTACTGGAAGGCACACAGATAGTGTGGTGATGAACATggcataagaacctgaatagaataagTAGTTAGGCTTCTGCAATTTGACATCctgatttagatgcctaattctTTTCCTCTGTGTTTCCTTGGAGCTGGGCCTTTGCTTTAAATACTGTTTGAGCATCACAGAGAAGGAAATCACACCTACCCAGATGAGACCAAATATGAAAGGTAACCCATGTGAATATCAGGCTGGCTCAATTCAGCCCGAAAGCTGAAATAATGAAGAGGGTTGAGAGAGACAGACTAACCAAACTGTAGGTTAGCTGCCTTTGAAGATAAATAAATAGAACTCTGCTTTGTACTTGCTTGCTCTCCACAACATGAATTGGACATCACCACCTTTGGATCATGATTTTTCTAATGCATATTTCCTGTCCACTTCTACTCATTCTGGAGATATGTAGGCATATAAAGCTCTCTCAGACATGCTCTTACTGTATGGCTATTTATTTGATGGGAAAAAAAGCATGCACAATTTTTTTGCCATTGCTTATATCATTGAGCATCATGCATCTTTGTTAGCAAGTTGGATTGATGACTTGGACAAACAGTTCTAAGAAAGTCAGATTGCATAGTAGGTGGTTCAAGGTGTACCCCTGTACAGTTGTCTCCAGGGAGGTTGCATTAGAATTGAAAATTAGATAATGGTTTTATAGGAGGTATGGGCTCAAGATCATTGATTTTGTTTGGAAGTTTTCTATGAACTACAATTTCAAATTGCATTTCTTTTTAGCATGGACTCTGGAAACCTCTGGAGAACTCTTAGAGACCCCAATAGCACCACGGGTTTAAGATGTCCCTGGAATAAATCCTATTGCCAGGAAAACTTGTTATCTGCTCTTGGAATAGATGTAAATCAAaaggtaatttaaaaaatatgtttggcTAGAACATCAGTGTAAGTGTTCGATTTAAACTTGTAGTCATTAAAGTCATCTAGGCAGAAAAAAAAGGCTTGTCACACAGCTGCACTAGGAAGTGTATTTTGGTGGGTCACAAATTCTAATATCTTCAGCTAGGTCCTTTTTGATGAtgtaaaggcttgtctacacaggaagttattcctgattagttccttgtgtggacacacttattccaaAATAATGGAGTAAACCAGGAATAGTTGTTCCACTTAAATTCACTCTCTACTTTATTCCAGATGAATTGTcatgtgtggacaagcccttagtttaagGCTTCTCTGCTAAGATATTATAATGATGCAAAGACTAAATTCTGGCTGTCTTTGCCAATTTATAGTAGAGAACGTATTGAAGTCTCAGTTGTAATGACCGTATGTCACTTCGTTTGGATTATTGAATCGATTTCTGATTTTGTTGGTAGAGTTCCATAAATGTAAGGGGGGAGAGGTTGCCTACTTTGAGGTGGAGGAGTTATTAGAATTTATACAAGACATTATGGATTcagtccagtgaagtcagttgACTTGACTTATGTGAAAATTGGACTGCTCTTTATGAAAAATGGAATCAGTTGGTCCAATTAAGTTCTGTATGCTTGAATATCTGGCTTAACTATACAGGTTGGAACACAGTATTCAGTTTGCCTTTATTCAAATCATTTCACCCATTTCAGAgtaaaaaaataatacagaaaaaaatgttttaaataaattcagagattaaaaaatgcaacattttaaacTCCCAAAGCAGAATGTTGCTATTCTGTCTTTTTATGTTGGAAAAATTAATTGGAGGTagatttttattataattacttGTTTGGTTAGCACAAATTTAATCTTCTTGCTCTGCTTTTCAGAGGTAACTATCTTTATTACTAGCTGCTGTTAGCTTTCCTGATGGTTGCCTATTTGAAACTCCTGGTGTTACCTGGATTAATCAGCCTTTCAGATGAGTTTAATCAAACAAAATTGCAGTGCTGGTTAGTCGTGCAAGACCTGGTCTACACatgagttatactggtataactgtgttggCTAGAggagtgattttatttttaactggtaTAGTTAGGGCATTACTATTctcttagtgtggatgcaattatatCAGTATTAACACACCTGTCACGGGGTGTTAGGTCACGTGTAGtcataaagaaaggaaaagactGTACTGCAGCCAGTTAGGTCTTATGCTGATGTCCCTTACTATAAATATGGTAGTAGGGCCTAGTGGCCAGCATCAAGAGTGTAGCCCTCCTGCCCAGGGTGGCGtgacccaatggccagagtcaataaagtcaccctgctctgtggaatTAGGTGATCTGTTGGGGAAATGGGCACTACTCAGGGGTGTATGGCACCCAGGATAGGGGGACTCGGGCCCTCTCTACTCCTCCCTGTCTCAGCCCAGGCAGTGCTAGGGTGCTCACCCCCAAGTCAGCAGGGATCCTCCTGAAACACACCGACTGGTTCCCTGGTTCACTCACCAGAGAAGAGTCTAAGTCCCCTGGGCTGACCCTTTCTCCCTCAGTGGTGCTCCACCGTTCCCCCAGGTCTCTGGGGTCCTTGGATGGCATAGTTCCTGCTGGCACAATCTCTTCTCTGGGATCATCAGACAGCCTGGGGTCTATCTGAAACTCTGTATGCCAAAGCTGTGTAGTTGGAGCCTGTAGTTTGTATCCTCCCACTTCAGCAGCATGCCCAGACTGAGTAGTGCTGCTTTCTTttatactctgcctccaggctgagcatgcccagcagaatTGGAGGGGCGGGGCTTTCTCAGTTTGCAAAGCATAGTTAACCCTTTTGGGGCTGGTGCAGGataggtacaccccatcacagcaccTTATACTGGTACAGTTAGCCCTATTTCTGTACAGGACTAAATATACAGGTATAAGATGTTTTTATGCTGATATTAGAGGGActagatgggtgaggtaatatcttctattggtccaacttctggtggtgaaaaagacaagctttctagctacacagagctcttcttcaggtctgggaaaggtacccaGTGTCATacctaaatacaaggtggaacatattggttagcataagtagttaacatatatctgagacaatggttctcaaccaggggtacatataCCACAGGGGGTATGCAGTGGTCTTCCAGGGATACATCGACTCATCTAGATGTTTGCCTACTTTTaccacaggctacataaaaaacactagcaaagtcagtacaaattaaaatttcatacagacaatgtcttgtttatacttctctatatactatacactgaaatgtaagtacaatatttatattccaattgatttattttataataatatcgtataaatgagaaagtaagcaatttttcagtatagtatgctgtgacacttttctatttttatgtctgattttgtaagcaagtagtttttaagtgaaagttgggggtatgcaagacaaatcagactcctgaaaggggtacagtaaaagtttggaaaggttgagcaCCACTGATCTacgggaccattcaaagtgaagtggctaATTATTTCCGTGCAGCCAAAGGACAAAAAATGGGGGGTTAGGGGGCTTCAGGGTGTTGTAGTAAGCCATAAATCCCATGTCTTTATGATTTCTAgcaagttatgaatttaaactgccaggctcatcttttgaaagtgttgtgcagatttcctttcagGATGAGCACTGCCAGATCAGATACGGAGTGAGCATTCTGTGAAAAGTGTTTACCCACGCGTGATAGTGGTTTTGTCTTATTTATCTGTGGGAGTTCTTTTCAGAATGTAACGATTGTCTAGTTTCACCTACCTAGTTGTTGTTGGAGCACTTAGTGCACTGcatgagtaaggctacgattttgttaCAGAATCCCTGACTTCcacagacctctgtgacttcagacCGCCGCAGCTGCGGGGTAGGTGGCAGGGCCCTGAGGCTCCCAGCCACCAGTGGCAGCCAGGgtacccagcagctccccgctGCTGCACCGGGGTCAGGTGTACCCCACGGTCCCCAGTTGCCGTGGGCAGCAAGGGGACCTCCGTAGTTCCCTACCACCATGGGGGACAGGGGcccctgcagctgtgggaggCAGGGAAACCCTGGCTGGGGATCCCTGCAGCCCCGGCCAGCGCAGGCAGCATGGGACCCTAGCAACTCCTTGCTGCCACAGGGGgaccccccacagctgcctgcagctctgGGCCCTCACAGGTAGTGGGGGTCCCTGGGGCTTTTAGCCGGCCCCTGCAGCTACCCAGCGGGttcccattttgtcacagatatttttagtaaaagtcagggacaggtcacggcttctgtgaatttttgtttattgcccatgacctgtccctgccttttattaaaaatatccttGATAAAATCTTGGCCTTATGCATGAGGTACACCATATGTTGGGATAAGCATATGCAGTACCTGTGGACTTTGAAAGGTGTATTGTCGGGGTATAGCAATGGAGATttatctgcaggttttgcatctgttagggcaggcagaggcagattaagatttattggggccccACACTCCTGGAattgcccaggctccctggccaaCTTCTACCACTGCCTGGCTCTGActtctggccaggaggcagggcttcagggggaagaggagatgCAGGGGGCAGTGCCACCGTTCTGGTGCCAGCTGCACCCCTACTTCTGTCCAGGCTCCTGtgggggcccccaaattggctgggGGCCCTAGGCATGAGCCTATCTGTTAATCCGCCACTGATGGCAGGATCGGGTGCTGTTTTGAGTTGGTCTCCATCAAGTATGGATTTGAATTGTTTAATAATATCCAATATAGGTTCCATTGcagggtggtaggtgacaattAGGAGTGTGTGGTTGGAGGGGTTTTTTCTGTATTCAAGCAGGTTCTCTCACATTATACTATATAACAGCATCCACAGTAGGGGTGGTACTGCTTTACTGATACTGGTACAGTTAAAATGGAACAACTTTCTCATGTACCCAAGGCCTAACCTTtccccccaaaccctctcccccctaaaaaaaacagtaagagtgTCTCCAAGTGACATTTTTAGGCCACAATCCAGCTGTGTGATCCAAGTGGGCAGAATCTTGCCCCTGCACAGAActgcactgaagtccatgggaagtAGGTGGTGGCAGGGGATACACGTTACAGAGCTGATTATAGGACAGGGATTTAGATTGCAACTTCCAAAAATAAAGTTAAACGCTTATTTGCTTATTAGTTCTGAGAGGGGGACCTTTTTCGGAGGGCCAAAGCCCATTTATGTTGAATAAAGCATTTTTGACATTGATGGACACTTGATATTATGAAGAGTGTTTTAAATTATGCTACTTGTTGATTAGGACTTCTCAGGAGACAGCAAAGACGGTTTGGAGGAGACAAACgttaaaataaatgaagacttaGAAGATGGATTCAATATTAGTAACTGTAAAGCACTAATTCAAACCAAGGTAAGAGTTCTGAGGCAAGTACATTAGAGAGATACAGGTCTCATATTTTACATGTCcctgggtgctgtacagacagagttgtcagcatttcccctcccccactcatgTTTTAACATACTTTCTAGTGGGACCTGGCAGTTTTTCAGCCAAATTTTGCTTTTCAAATGCTCCTGGAAATTGTGCACTAAGTACTATGTATGCACCAAGTGCAAAGTGATGTAAGATTGGGAGAGTTAGAACTTCAGGTCATATGTTATTTAAGGAACTTAAGTTGCATGATTAGTATGGGCTCTGTGCTAAGATACTAGCAAACATGTAATATTGATTGATGACACTTTGA of the Eretmochelys imbricata isolate rEreImb1 chromosome 6, rEreImb1.hap1, whole genome shotgun sequence genome contains:
- the CLBA1 gene encoding uncharacterized protein CLBA1 is translated as MQDQHLVESPSTIEALSWKSLKDLTAKVSGMSLSQNSEGIKECNINERRTKEDIVELEMMYQSLPWGNSRGRNCEGFSESIHCTSESNSSWGDFESFSESLVKSERISHSPEVLVNSAETKISDVELNGEHRNTSHGHHCSNPSVHNGREPSASSLDKANLNYEDIFKLSFPEVIVPQSTESIRSLDQVLDADNEDIGILEFTKRQLCMDSGNLWRTLRDPNSTTGLRCPWNKSYCQENLLSALGIDVNQKDFSGDSKDGLEETNVKINEDLEDGFNISNCKALIQTKLSVAPDSRHGHFFSYNLFSKRTPLNGNMQFKTVPRKKRIFSTHGLKMKIFNSDAC